A region from the Polaribacter sp. Hel1_33_78 genome encodes:
- the hemH gene encoding ferrochelatase: MKGILLNNLGSPDSTETKDVKKYLGEFLMDERVIDIPYWKRWILIKGIILKIRPKKSGAAYKKIWWKEGSPLVVISERFTTKLIKKIDIPITLAMRYGSMSMEKGIQELIDKGVTEIFLAPLYPHYAMSSFETVVVKAEEILAEKYPEVKLDVLPPFYNKPDYIKAMSNNIANHLKGFDYDHVLFSYHGIPERHIKKSDPTKSHCKLDGSCCERNSVAHYTCYRHQCFETTKGIVKELGLKEGTYSNSFQSRLLKDPWLKPYTDFELEKFPGLGKKKLAVITPAFVSDCLETLEEIAMEGKEDFIEAGGTDYKHIPCMNDNDDWVAVMASWINDWKQKS, translated from the coding sequence ATGAAAGGAATTTTACTAAACAATTTAGGATCACCAGATTCTACAGAAACAAAAGATGTAAAAAAGTATTTGGGTGAATTTTTAATGGACGAGCGTGTTATAGATATTCCATATTGGAAGCGCTGGATACTAATTAAAGGGATTATCTTGAAGATTAGACCAAAAAAATCGGGTGCTGCTTACAAAAAAATTTGGTGGAAAGAAGGCTCGCCTTTAGTGGTGATCTCTGAAAGATTCACAACAAAATTGATTAAAAAAATAGACATTCCAATCACTTTAGCTATGCGTTATGGATCTATGTCTATGGAAAAAGGGATTCAAGAATTAATTGACAAAGGTGTTACAGAAATCTTTTTAGCACCCTTATATCCTCATTACGCAATGTCTTCTTTTGAAACGGTGGTTGTGAAAGCAGAAGAGATTCTAGCAGAGAAATATCCGGAAGTTAAACTAGATGTCTTACCCCCTTTTTACAACAAACCAGATTATATAAAAGCGATGAGTAATAATATTGCAAATCATTTAAAAGGCTTTGATTACGATCATGTTTTGTTTTCTTATCACGGAATTCCGGAACGTCATATTAAAAAATCTGACCCTACAAAAAGTCACTGTAAATTAGATGGTTCTTGCTGTGAGCGCAATTCTGTTGCACATTACACATGTTACAGGCATCAATGTTTTGAAACCACAAAAGGTATTGTAAAAGAGCTTGGGCTAAAAGAAGGTACGTATAGTAATTCTTTTCAATCTCGTTTATTAAAAGACCCTTGGTTAAAACCCTATACCGATTTCGAATTAGAGAAATTTCCAGGATTAGGAAAGAAAAAATTAGCAGTGATTACACCTGCTTTTGTTTCTGATTGTTTAGAGACTTTAGAGGAGATTGCAATGGAAGGAAAAGAAGACTTTATAGAAGCTGGCGGAACTGATTACAAACACATACCTTGTATGAATGATAATGATGATTGGGTAGCTGTAATGGCTTCTTGGATAAATGATTGGAAGCAAAAAAGTTAA
- a CDS encoding leucine-rich repeat domain-containing protein, which yields MNKLNTLNFLNITGAIHFPVCFANLNQPLYINLINCHLKEIPKAIIGLKNLRDLNIQGNNITEVPAEIGEIKSLEILRIDFNSNLILPQNIINKNKLRVDFITYNKIDTEKAKKLLIKFGKSRKQYRNDDEIYFWVVDEQLNKDN from the coding sequence TTGAATAAATTAAATACCTTAAACTTTTTAAATATAACAGGAGCAATTCATTTTCCAGTTTGTTTTGCAAACCTAAATCAACCACTATATATAAACCTTATAAACTGCCACCTAAAAGAAATTCCAAAAGCAATTATAGGTTTAAAAAATCTTAGAGACTTAAATATTCAAGGAAATAATATTACAGAAGTTCCTGCAGAAATTGGAGAAATTAAATCTTTAGAAATACTTAGGATCGATTTCAATTCTAATTTAATACTACCACAAAACATTATTAATAAAAACAAACTGAGAGTAGATTTCATTACTTATAATAAAATTGATACAGAGAAAGCTAAAAAGCTATTAATTAAATTTGGCAAAAGCAGAAAGCAATATAGAAATGATGATGAAATCTATTTCTGGGTTGTTGACGAACAACTAAATAAAGATAACTAG
- a CDS encoding CopD family protein, whose protein sequence is MDFLYVKALHIIFVVTWFAGLFYIPRLFIYHVEAEKKEDPAKGILQTQYKLMSKRLWYIITWPSAILASFFAFWLLYQNPDYLEMPWMHVKLVFVLALYFYHYSCQKIYAQLQKDIIKYSAFKLRIWNEVATIILFAVVFLVTLKSAINWIWGVVGIILFGVLLMLGIRLYKRIREKKSWEKAEKKVLKEK, encoded by the coding sequence ATGGACTTCTTATATGTAAAAGCATTACACATCATTTTTGTAGTTACTTGGTTTGCTGGTTTATTTTATATTCCAAGATTATTTATTTATCATGTAGAAGCAGAAAAAAAAGAAGATCCCGCAAAAGGGATTTTACAAACTCAATATAAATTAATGAGTAAACGCTTATGGTACATAATTACTTGGCCATCTGCAATCTTAGCAAGTTTCTTTGCTTTTTGGTTACTTTATCAAAATCCAGATTACTTAGAAATGCCATGGATGCATGTAAAATTGGTATTTGTTTTGGCGCTCTATTTTTATCATTATTCTTGTCAAAAAATTTATGCTCAATTACAAAAAGACATTATAAAATACTCTGCATTTAAACTAAGGATTTGGAATGAAGTTGCGACTATAATCCTTTTCGCAGTTGTATTTTTAGTAACTTTAAAAAGTGCTATTAATTGGATTTGGGGTGTTGTAGGAATTATTCTTTTTGGAGTGCTACTAATGTTAGGAATAAGACTCTACAAAAGAATAAGAGAAAAGAAAAGTTGGGAAAAAGCAGAAAAAAAAGTTTTGAAAGAAAAATAA
- a CDS encoding sodium:solute symporter has translation MQPVHIILLIVAYFSVLLFISYLTGKSANNKTFFKANNSSPWYLVAFGMIGASLSGVTFISVPGWVESQSMSYMQMVLGYILGYAVIGLVLLPLYYRLNLTSIYTYLQDRFGNYSYKTGASFFLLSRTIGAAFRLFLVANVLQLLLFDAYGIPFWVTVSITILLIWLYTFKGGIKTIVWTDTLQTLFMLIAVGVCIYTISTEMQITNIFSYVAESELSKTFFFDDVKTGDYFWKRFLAGAFVAIVMTGLDQDMMQKNLTCKNLKDAQKNMFWFTIVLVIVNFFFLALGVLLTDYAQKNGIDAHKDQLFPIIATKGSLGLATAIFFLLGLIAAAYSSADSALTSLTTSFSIDILEIDKKKNPEEQEKTRKKIHILFSFVLIATILVFKYFIADQSVIAKIFTFAGYTYGPLLGLYAFGLFTKLQVKDKAVPFICIIAPVLTFLTNYSTIQYFNFDFEFFVLVINGVYSFLGLFLFKK, from the coding sequence ATGCAACCAGTACATATTATCCTATTAATCGTCGCATATTTTTCTGTTTTACTTTTTATTTCTTACCTCACAGGAAAATCTGCAAACAACAAAACTTTTTTTAAAGCAAATAACTCTTCTCCTTGGTATTTAGTGGCTTTTGGTATGATTGGAGCTTCACTTTCTGGAGTTACTTTTATCTCTGTTCCAGGCTGGGTAGAATCTCAAAGCATGAGTTATATGCAAATGGTTTTGGGATACATTTTGGGGTATGCCGTTATTGGCTTAGTGCTACTTCCACTCTATTACAGATTAAATTTAACATCTATTTACACTTATTTACAAGACCGATTTGGAAATTACTCTTACAAAACGGGAGCAAGTTTTTTCTTACTTTCTAGAACCATTGGTGCCGCTTTTAGACTTTTTTTAGTGGCAAATGTGTTGCAATTATTGTTGTTTGATGCCTACGGAATTCCTTTTTGGGTAACCGTTTCTATCACTATTTTATTAATTTGGTTATACACATTTAAAGGCGGAATTAAAACCATTGTTTGGACAGATACTTTGCAAACATTATTTATGTTAATTGCAGTTGGCGTTTGTATTTACACAATTTCTACGGAAATGCAAATCACCAATATTTTTTCTTATGTTGCTGAAAGCGAACTTTCTAAAACCTTCTTTTTTGACGATGTAAAAACTGGCGATTATTTCTGGAAACGCTTTTTAGCTGGAGCGTTCGTTGCAATAGTAATGACAGGTTTAGATCAAGATATGATGCAAAAAAACTTGACATGTAAAAACCTAAAAGATGCGCAAAAAAACATGTTTTGGTTTACCATTGTTTTGGTAATTGTTAATTTTTTCTTTTTGGCTTTAGGAGTTTTATTAACAGATTATGCTCAGAAAAACGGAATTGACGCTCACAAAGATCAATTATTTCCCATAATTGCCACAAAAGGAAGCTTAGGTTTAGCTACTGCAATTTTCTTTTTATTAGGTTTAATCGCGGCGGCATATTCGAGTGCAGATTCTGCTTTAACTTCTTTAACAACCTCTTTTAGTATTGATATTCTAGAAATTGACAAAAAGAAAAATCCGGAAGAGCAAGAAAAAACAAGAAAGAAGATTCATATCCTTTTTTCATTTGTACTCATCGCGACTATTTTGGTTTTTAAATATTTTATTGCAGATCAAAGTGTAATCGCTAAAATATTTACGTTTGCTGGTTATACATATGGTCCTCTATTAGGTCTTTATGCATTCGGTTTATTTACCAAACTGCAAGTAAAAGACAAAGCAGTTCCTTTTATTTGTATTATCGCGCCAGTGTTAACTTTTTTAACCAATTATAGTACAATCCAATATTTCAATTTTGACTTTGAATTTTTTGTATTGGTCATTAATGGTGTATACTCCTTTCTTGGCTTATTTCTCTTTAAAAAATAA
- a CDS encoding TrmH family RNA methyltransferase: MEQLTHENIENNQKQFPITIVCDAIRTPENIGMCFRICESFGVQKIYFHKSSPTIENRIVKKTARNTINQIKYDTYTDFNEIIYQLKEEGNAIVGIEITDKSINIQDFNFTNHEKIVLLLGSERNGIENIKLIDDTIAIPMFGRNSSMNVIHSLAITLYEVTNQIAGSKI, from the coding sequence TTGGAACAACTAACACATGAAAACATAGAAAACAATCAGAAACAGTTTCCAATAACCATTGTTTGTGATGCTATTAGAACTCCAGAAAATATTGGAATGTGTTTCAGAATCTGTGAAAGCTTTGGGGTACAGAAAATTTATTTTCACAAGAGTTCTCCAACAATTGAAAATAGGATTGTAAAGAAAACTGCAAGAAATACGATCAATCAAATTAAGTATGATACCTACACAGATTTTAACGAAATTATATACCAATTAAAGGAAGAAGGCAATGCAATTGTTGGTATAGAAATTACTGATAAAAGTATCAATATTCAAGATTTTAATTTTACGAATCATGAAAAAATCGTATTACTTTTGGGTAGTGAAAGAAATGGAATTGAAAACATAAAATTAATAGACGATACAATCGCGATACCAATGTTTGGAAGAAATTCTTCTATGAATGTAATACATAGCTTAGCCATTACTTTATACGAAGTTACGAATCAGATTGCAGGAAGCAAAATATAA
- the recR gene encoding recombination mediator RecR — protein sequence MEFSSKILENAVNEVSRLPGIGKRTALRLVLHLLKQPKENTSYLSEALLHLRNDVKNCEKCFNISDTILCDICNNPKRSPDIICVVEDIRDVMAIESTSQFNGLYHVLGGKISPIEGIGPQNLQIESLVTKVEEGEVKELIFALSSTMEGDTTNFYIYKQIEKFQIKTSTIARGIAVGDELEYADEVTLGRSIINRIPFEQSIRG from the coding sequence ATGGAGTTTTCATCAAAAATATTAGAAAATGCAGTAAATGAAGTTTCTCGTTTACCAGGAATTGGAAAACGAACGGCTTTGCGTTTGGTTTTACACTTGTTGAAGCAGCCGAAAGAGAATACAAGCTATTTGTCTGAAGCGCTGTTGCATTTAAGAAATGATGTAAAAAATTGCGAAAAATGCTTTAATATTTCTGATACTATTTTATGCGATATTTGTAACAATCCAAAAAGAAGTCCAGATATTATATGTGTTGTAGAAGATATAAGAGATGTAATGGCAATAGAGAGTACCTCTCAGTTTAATGGATTGTACCATGTTTTAGGGGGTAAAATTTCTCCGATTGAAGGAATTGGTCCTCAAAATTTGCAAATAGAATCTTTGGTGACCAAGGTTGAAGAAGGTGAAGTTAAAGAACTTATATTCGCTTTAAGTTCTACCATGGAAGGAGATACAACCAACTTTTATATTTACAAGCAGATAGAAAAATTTCAGATTAAAACCTCCACAATTGCTCGCGGAATTGCTGTGGGAGATGAGTTAGAATATGCGGATGAAGTTACTTTAGGAAGAAGTATTATAAATAGAATTCCTTTTGAGCAGAGTATTAGAGGTTAG